The following coding sequences are from one bacterium SCSIO 12741 window:
- a CDS encoding heavy-metal-associated domain-containing protein, with protein MKILLNLSLFLAFMGFTALSYGQSKMDTLNVKTKINCSHCQVCGSCGKRFEGELSFGKGVKQVQYNPSDTTITIIYRSGKTTPDELRQEIAKLGFPADNIPADPAGYAKLDACCKKD; from the coding sequence ATGAAAATCCTTTTAAACCTTTCCCTCTTCTTGGCATTTATGGGCTTTACCGCTCTTTCTTATGGTCAAAGCAAGATGGATACCTTGAACGTTAAAACAAAAATCAACTGCAGCCATTGTCAGGTTTGTGGCAGCTGTGGTAAAAGATTTGAAGGTGAATTGAGTTTTGGAAAAGGGGTAAAGCAAGTGCAGTACAACCCGTCCGATACTACCATCACCATCATTTATAGAAGCGGAAAAACTACCCCGGACGAACTGCGACAAGAAATCGCGAAACTTGGCTTTCCAGCAGACAACATTCCTGCCGATCCAGCAGGCTATGCAAAGCTTGATGCTTGTTGTAAAAAGGACTGA